AATACCGCATATATATGGCTAAGTCGCAACGACCTTAAACGCTACGAATACAAGCAAGGCGATACCGAAGGACTTGTTAATTACGCATTGAGTATAAAAGAAGTTTGTTTGGCTGTTTTGTTTGTCGAAAGGGAAGATAGAATCAGAATATCATTCCGCAGCAAAGGCGATTTGTCGGTAAATATTATAGCATCGAAATATTTTGGCGGTGGCGGTCATAAAAATGCGTCGGGTGGCGATTCGTACAAATCTTTGGAAGAAACTATCAAGGATTTCGAGGACATATTACCTTTGCTCGAAAATGAAATTAAAACCGCACTTAGTGATTTTAACAAATAAATTTATCATGAATTTTTGTAAGTATTTGTTGATAGTCGTTTTATCCTTATTGTTTGTTGTTTCATGCAAGCAGAAAAACAGCAATGATAAAGGATTGAAAATAGACAAAGAGTTGCTTGACGAAAATCTGATTAAAACCAATACCGATGCGGTGTTATTAGAAAACAAACTTATAGACGATTGGATAAAACGCAGAGGCATTCCCTTTGAAGAAACACCTACAGGTCTCAGATACATTATATCGGGTAAAGGCACGGGCGAATGTGCAAAACCCGGACAAAAAGTTACCATCAGCTACAGAGTTGAATTGCTAACAGGTAAACTTATATACACCAGCGAATACTCTGCAA
Above is a window of Lentimicrobiaceae bacterium DNA encoding:
- a CDS encoding FKBP-type peptidyl-prolyl cis-trans isomerase; translation: MNFCKYLLIVVLSLLFVVSCKQKNSNDKGLKIDKELLDENLIKTNTDAVLLENKLIDDWIKRRGIPFEETPTGLRYIISGKGTGECAKPGQKVTISYRVELLTGKLIYTSEYSANKVFVIGKSDVENGLEEGIMMMKQGQSAVLIIPYYLAHGILGDFNEIPPQNSIIYKLELIKIE